Within Rickettsiales bacterium, the genomic segment ATTTAGAAGAACAAAAAATAAGGCTAAAACATTTATTTATTCCAGCAATTATGTTAATTGCGCCAGCATTATTAATTATCAAGCAGCCAGATCTTGGCACTGGAATTATTCTTTTGTCTATAGGGATAATCATTTTTTTTGTTGCTGGAGTGCAAGCATGGGTGTTTATTGTTGGAATTGCCTCTGTAAGCTTAGCCTTACCCATATTATGGCAATTTTTATATGACTACCAAAAGAATCGTATCCTTAACTTTCTTGATCCTGAAAAAGATCCCTTAGGAACTGGGTATAATATAATTCAGTCTAAAATTGCTATGGGAGCTGGAGGTTTTTTTGGAAAAGGATTTATGAAGGGAAGCCAAAGCCAGCTAAAATTTCTTCCAGAACATCAAACGGATTTTATTTTTACTGCAATATGTGAAGAATGGGGGTTTTTAGGAGGAGGACTGGTTTTACTAGCATTTGTTATACTTGTGATGTATAGCTATGTAATAGCGTTTAATGCTAGGGCCCAGTTTTCTAGAGTTTTGGCTATAGGAATAACTTCGATGATTTCTTTACACGTTATAATTAATGTTGCCATGGTGATGGGATTGGTTCCAGCGGTTGGAATACCCCTTCCCCTCCTTTCCTATGGAGGAACAAATATGATGACTGTTTTAATTGGCTTTGGTCTTATAATTAGTGTTCATATACATAGCAAGGCCACTCTTAAAAATTCACTAAAGAGCTTTTTTTAAATGAAACATTGGCATGTGAGTTTATTAACAATATTTCCAGAAATGTTCCCAGGACCC encodes:
- the rodA gene encoding rod shape-determining protein RodA; this encodes MPVTIIVLVTLISCFGFLLMYSAAQGNISPWASRQMIHFALFAPVMIVVGLISIKFWYKSAYLFYYGALGLLLLMYLLGYTAMGATRWIDLGLIKLQPSELMKICIVFALARYFHDLEEQKIRLKHLFIPAIMLIAPALLIIKQPDLGTGIILLSIGIIIFFVAGVQAWVFIVGIASVSLALPILWQFLYDYQKNRILNFLDPEKDPLGTGYNIIQSKIAMGAGGFFGKGFMKGSQSQLKFLPEHQTDFIFTAICEEWGFLGGGLVLLAFVILVMYSYVIAFNARAQFSRVLAIGITSMISLHVIINVAMVMGLVPAVGIPLPLLSYGGTNMMTVLIGFGLIISVHIHSKATLKNSLKSFF